From Dehalococcoidia bacterium, the proteins below share one genomic window:
- a CDS encoding MmgE/PrpD family protein has product MALVEELARFVVRADYEQISPEARRELKVRILDSLACAIGALEGEPIVLIRQHLEEMGGAPLCTLIGGGKAPPDRAAFYNGALVRYLDYNDSFLAPGETCHPSDNLGAVLAACEYADRSGRDLLTALAVAYQVQCRLSEVAPVRHKGFDHTTQGAYACGAGVAKALGLDVERTAHAIALAATPNNALRVTRTGRLSHWKGLAYPHTAFVATHGAFLARRGITGPLEVFEGNKGFMDAIAGRFHIDWAQEDLEMVRKTIIKKYNAEIHSQSAIEGLLELQAQHRFRPEDVERIELETFQVAFMIIGGGEEGDKHLVRTKEEADHSLPYMLAVALLDGDVGPAQYEPERILRDDVQTLLRKVHVRPNDEFSARFPQEMPARLRVFLRDGRVLETEKRDYEGFHTRPMSWERVVEKLRRLASPYADASLQREIVSCVDNLENVKTRDLAHLLGRVGKEG; this is encoded by the coding sequence ATGGCCCTGGTGGAGGAGCTGGCGCGATTTGTGGTGCGAGCCGACTATGAGCAGATATCGCCCGAGGCCCGCCGCGAGCTAAAGGTCCGCATCCTCGACTCCCTGGCGTGTGCTATAGGCGCCCTGGAGGGGGAGCCCATCGTCCTCATCCGCCAGCACCTGGAGGAGATGGGAGGGGCGCCCCTCTGCACCCTTATCGGCGGTGGCAAGGCCCCTCCCGACCGGGCTGCCTTCTACAACGGGGCTCTTGTGCGCTACCTGGACTACAACGACTCCTTCCTGGCCCCTGGCGAGACATGTCATCCCAGCGACAACCTGGGGGCCGTGTTAGCTGCCTGCGAATACGCCGACAGGAGCGGCCGCGACCTCCTGACGGCCCTGGCTGTGGCCTACCAGGTGCAGTGTCGTCTGTCGGAGGTGGCCCCCGTACGGCACAAGGGGTTCGACCACACCACCCAGGGAGCCTACGCCTGTGGCGCGGGGGTCGCCAAGGCCCTGGGCCTGGACGTGGAGCGCACCGCCCATGCCATCGCCCTGGCCGCCACCCCCAACAACGCCCTGCGGGTCACCCGCACGGGCCGCCTCTCTCACTGGAAGGGGCTGGCCTACCCCCACACCGCCTTTGTGGCCACCCATGGCGCCTTCCTCGCCCGTAGGGGCATCACCGGCCCCTTGGAGGTCTTTGAGGGCAACAAGGGGTTCATGGACGCCATCGCCGGCCGCTTCCATATCGACTGGGCCCAAGAGGACCTGGAGATGGTGCGCAAGACCATCATCAAAAAGTACAACGCCGAGATCCACTCCCAATCGGCCATCGAAGGGCTGTTGGAGCTGCAGGCCCAGCACCGCTTCCGCCCCGAAGACGTGGAACGCATAGAACTGGAGACCTTCCAGGTAGCCTTCATGATCATCGGTGGCGGCGAGGAGGGGGACAAGCACCTGGTGCGCACCAAGGAGGAGGCCGACCACAGCCTCCCCTATATGCTGGCGGTGGCCCTGCTGGACGGAGATGTGGGACCTGCCCAGTACGAACCAGAACGCATCCTCAGGGATGACGTCCAGACCCTTCTGCGCAAGGTCCATGTGCGCCCCAACGACGAGTTCTCCGCCCGCTTCCCCCAGGAGATGCCCGCTCGCCTGCGCGTCTTCCTCAGGGACGGGCGTGTCCTGGAGACGGAGAAGCGGGACTACGAAGGCTTCCACACCCGCCCCATGTCCTGGGAGAGGGTTGTGGAGAAGCTCCGCCGCCTCGCCTCCCCTTACGCTGACGCCTCCTTGCAGCGGGAGATCGTATCGTGTGTGGACAACCTGGAGAACGTAAAAACGCGCGACCTCGCCCATCTGTTGGGCCGGGTAGGAAAGGAGGGATAG
- a CDS encoding bifunctional diguanylate cyclase/phosphodiesterase, with amino-acid sequence MRWPFLVPVALGIGVNMALARLLSAALSEPLALAVAALGASALSLTVMATVLQPLLSRREELAYLTNYDPLTSLLNRHRFLAEMREEMARCLRHGQPCSLLVIDLDNFRSINDVLGHHWGDNALTQVAALVKEQVGNIELVGRLGGDELGIFIPTATAQQAEAVARRILAALPNMKTLPKAMGASIGIATCPTDGTTVEELLAKADVAMSQAKTAGGNRYHHFGAGGIGWHGGPAAVRRLQAALREARFLLYWQPIVHLASRHVTGCEVLLRLRDGERVLTPEHFLPIAEASGMIRDIDRWVIEQAIVSYHLLRQYLGASGAFSLHINVSPITLADESLALWIKGLLQGHRVDPQTIVLEVTETTASTNLEVMSRAMEDLVQAGCRFALDDFGSGYSSLFRLAHLPFAVIKIDGSLVRGVKASAIGQALVEVVVNAAQRLGLETVAEQVEEDGPTLEVLRKLGVDHAQGYALGRPQPLPTGPTSPHS; translated from the coding sequence GTGAGGTGGCCCTTCCTGGTGCCGGTGGCCCTTGGGATAGGGGTGAATATGGCCCTGGCTCGCCTCCTGAGCGCTGCCCTCTCGGAACCCCTTGCCCTCGCTGTGGCCGCCTTGGGCGCCTCGGCCCTTTCCTTGACCGTTATGGCCACTGTGCTCCAGCCCTTGCTGTCCCGCAGGGAGGAGCTGGCCTATTTGACCAACTACGACCCCCTCACCAGCCTGCTTAATCGTCACCGTTTCCTGGCAGAGATGCGGGAGGAGATGGCTCGCTGCCTCCGCCATGGACAGCCCTGTTCCCTCCTCGTCATAGACCTGGACAACTTCAGGAGCATCAACGACGTCCTAGGCCACCATTGGGGGGATAACGCCCTCACGCAGGTAGCGGCCCTGGTAAAGGAGCAGGTGGGGAACATAGAGCTGGTAGGTAGGCTTGGGGGCGACGAGCTGGGCATCTTCATCCCCACGGCCACAGCCCAGCAGGCCGAGGCGGTGGCCCGCCGCATCCTGGCCGCCCTGCCCAACATGAAGACGCTGCCCAAGGCCATGGGCGCCAGCATAGGCATCGCCACCTGCCCGACGGATGGCACCACAGTTGAGGAGCTGCTAGCCAAGGCCGATGTGGCCATGTCCCAGGCCAAGACCGCCGGCGGCAACCGTTATCATCACTTCGGCGCCGGTGGCATCGGTTGGCATGGGGGGCCGGCTGCCGTGCGGCGCCTGCAGGCCGCTTTAAGGGAAGCGCGCTTCCTCCTGTACTGGCAGCCCATCGTCCACCTGGCCAGCAGGCACGTCACGGGCTGCGAGGTGCTCCTGCGCCTGCGGGACGGAGAGAGGGTCCTCACACCGGAACACTTCCTTCCCATCGCCGAGGCATCGGGGATGATAAGGGATATCGACCGTTGGGTCATAGAGCAGGCCATCGTCTCCTATCATCTGCTCAGGCAATACCTCGGGGCCTCCGGCGCCTTCTCCCTTCACATCAATGTCTCGCCCATCACCCTGGCCGACGAGTCCCTGGCCCTCTGGATCAAGGGCCTTCTACAGGGCCACAGGGTCGACCCCCAGACTATTGTGTTGGAGGTGACGGAGACCACCGCCTCCACCAATCTGGAGGTGATGAGTCGGGCCATGGAGGACCTTGTTCAGGCAGGGTGTCGCTTCGCCTTAGATGATTTCGGCTCTGGCTACTCCTCCCTGTTCCGTCTGGCCCACCTGCCCTTCGCGGTCATCAAGATCGACGGCTCCTTGGTACGAGGGGTGAAGGCCAGTGCTATTGGTCAGGCATTAGTCGAGGTAGTGGTCAACGCGGCCCAGCGCCTGGGCCTGGAGACGGTGGCCGAACAGGTGGAGGAAGATGGCCCCACCCTGGAGGTGCTCAGGAAGTTAGGTGTCGACCACGCCCAGGGGTACGCCCTGGGGCGCCCCCAGCCCTTGCCCACTGGGCCAACATCGCCGCACTCCTAG
- a CDS encoding HAD family phosphatase, translating to MREPPCILWDLDGVLVDSTRYHYEAFRMLLEELGRSLDEETFRTQLLGLRNDAILTRLLGPLPQEEMARLAHRKEESFRRLIAGRVRPLPGAVELVKEAQALGIPQAIVSSTPKANIETILISLGIREAFACLVGEEDVTRGKPDPEGFLLAASLLGCAPTSCIVVEDAPEGVEAARRAGMWCLAVATTRPPHLLGEAHLVVPSLAHPAARAFLLLGEGRKGP from the coding sequence ATGAGGGAGCCCCCCTGCATCCTCTGGGACCTGGATGGGGTGCTGGTGGACAGCACCCGTTACCACTACGAGGCCTTCCGCATGCTCCTGGAGGAGCTGGGGCGGAGCCTGGACGAGGAGACGTTCCGCACCCAGCTCCTGGGCCTGCGCAACGATGCCATCTTGACGCGGTTGCTGGGCCCCCTGCCCCAGGAGGAGATGGCGAGGCTCGCCCACCGCAAGGAGGAATCGTTCAGGCGGCTTATCGCCGGCCGCGTGCGCCCTCTGCCGGGCGCTGTAGAACTGGTGAAGGAGGCCCAGGCCCTAGGCATCCCCCAAGCCATTGTGTCCTCCACCCCTAAGGCCAACATCGAGACCATTCTCATCTCGCTGGGCATCAGGGAGGCCTTCGCTTGCCTGGTGGGGGAAGAGGATGTGACGAGAGGGAAGCCCGACCCCGAAGGCTTTCTCTTGGCCGCCTCCCTACTGGGGTGCGCGCCGACTTCCTGCATAGTAGTGGAGGATGCCCCAGAGGGAGTGGAGGCGGCAAGGCGGGCGGGCATGTGGTGTTTGGCGGTGGCTACCACCCGCCCCCCGCATCTGCTGGGGGAGGCCCACCTGGTGGTGCCCTCCCTGGCCCATCCCGCGGCTAGGGCCTTTCTCCTCCTAGGGGAAGGCCGTAAAGGACCTTAG
- a CDS encoding helix-turn-helix domain-containing protein, producing the protein MREDVEKRPRRRMKGEERYRQLLQIATREFAHHGYGKVGTSDIARRADVAEPTIYRHFESKYELFVTTARQAAQEVLGGWRQAAEGAPSAAAALKAVARAFLEDLERRPELLFMFRRAVEESDDPDIRELASKHLREAHSLLAQLLQQARREGAVTSEADAETVAWALVGLGELAITAQMLNVWDAAMRQRLQEAWRALTGLTG; encoded by the coding sequence GTGAGGGAAGACGTCGAGAAGAGGCCAAGACGCCGCATGAAAGGGGAGGAGCGGTACCGTCAGCTCCTCCAGATCGCCACCCGTGAGTTCGCTCACCACGGGTATGGCAAGGTGGGTACCTCTGACATCGCTCGCCGGGCCGATGTGGCTGAGCCCACCATCTATCGCCACTTCGAGAGCAAATACGAGCTGTTCGTGACCACAGCTCGTCAAGCGGCCCAGGAGGTGCTGGGGGGCTGGCGGCAGGCGGCTGAGGGGGCGCCCTCGGCAGCGGCGGCCCTCAAGGCTGTGGCCCGTGCCTTCCTGGAGGACTTGGAGCGGCGGCCAGAGCTGCTCTTCATGTTCAGGAGGGCGGTGGAGGAGTCCGACGACCCCGATATCCGTGAGCTAGCCAGCAAGCACCTGAGGGAGGCCCACTCCCTCCTGGCCCAGCTTCTGCAACAGGCCCGCCGTGAAGGGGCCGTGACCTCGGAGGCCGATGCCGAGACGGTGGCCTGGGCCCTCGTGGGCCTGGGGGAGCTGGCCATCACGGCCCAGATGCTCAACGTGTGGGACGCGGCCATGCGGCAGCGTCTCCAGGAGGCGTGGCGGGCCCTTACGGGCCTCACCGGATGA
- a CDS encoding glycosyltransferase family 2 protein, whose amino-acid sequence MMGVISRGEASVERGHQPDGGRFPLLRQLVYGHGLRRLEYRQAAARLTGLPALDREPEALASPQVRALVERVGPQRCLAHLFVPLEEGEDYVKALVADPTSASTEEALRQAFGPKRQDKVVGTDLDVARLVTALERDRLLRYAVESLDRVAPDMSARMVLRGPQRAVLAALLLGMVAAAVVWPHFVGVAIILALNAVFLALGGGVLILVLAGIHYRLTKAREAWRPPSGRRDWPIYTVLVPMYREPPHVVRQLVHNLSRLDYPKDRLDVILLLEDDDEVTVRSCKEVQPPGFMRIVTVPPSWPRTKPKALNWGLLFAQGEYLTVYDAEDAPEPDQLKRAVLHFERTGEEVACVQAALNFYNARHNLLTRLFALEYSMWFDNVIPGLRHLGMAFPLGGTSNHLRTAALRAVGGWDPFNVTEDADLGFRLQRMGYRAEFLPSTTYEEASSRPWQWLKQRSRWVKGYMMTWLVHARHPLRLLREVGPRPFLSFNILIGGSSLAFLAYIPLYLLTFTSLLLPQLTDVLYPGWARLGMIAVWATGIFAAILASALGIVIRRWWWLLPFAILMPLYWVLHSCAAWWALYELVFRPHYWQRTPHGLAIPEQAFQER is encoded by the coding sequence ATGATGGGCGTTATTAGCAGGGGCGAGGCGTCGGTGGAACGCGGCCACCAACCCGATGGTGGTCGCTTCCCCCTGCTCAGGCAGCTGGTGTATGGGCATGGGCTGCGGCGGCTGGAGTATCGGCAGGCGGCGGCGCGACTCACTGGCCTGCCCGCCCTGGACCGGGAGCCCGAGGCCCTCGCCTCGCCCCAGGTGAGGGCGTTGGTGGAGAGGGTGGGCCCCCAGCGGTGCCTGGCCCATCTCTTCGTCCCCTTGGAGGAAGGGGAGGACTATGTGAAGGCCTTGGTGGCCGACCCTACTAGCGCCAGCACCGAAGAGGCCCTCCGCCAAGCCTTCGGCCCCAAGAGACAGGACAAGGTAGTGGGCACCGACCTGGACGTGGCCCGGCTCGTCACCGCCCTGGAGAGGGACCGCCTCCTCCGCTATGCCGTCGAGTCCCTGGACAGGGTGGCGCCGGATATGTCGGCGCGTATGGTTCTCAGGGGGCCACAGCGGGCGGTTCTGGCCGCCCTATTGCTGGGGATGGTGGCTGCAGCGGTGGTCTGGCCCCATTTTGTGGGGGTGGCCATCATCTTGGCCCTGAATGCCGTCTTTTTGGCCTTGGGAGGTGGTGTCCTCATCTTAGTCCTGGCTGGCATTCACTATAGGCTCACCAAAGCCAGGGAGGCATGGCGGCCGCCGTCGGGACGTAGGGACTGGCCCATTTACACTGTGCTAGTGCCCATGTACCGAGAGCCGCCCCATGTGGTCCGTCAGCTGGTGCATAACCTCTCGCGTTTGGACTACCCCAAGGACAGGTTAGACGTCATCCTGCTCCTGGAGGACGATGACGAGGTGACGGTGCGCTCCTGCAAGGAGGTGCAGCCGCCGGGGTTTATGCGCATCGTCACCGTGCCACCATCCTGGCCCAGGACCAAGCCCAAGGCCCTCAACTGGGGCCTCCTCTTCGCCCAAGGCGAGTACCTCACGGTATACGATGCCGAGGATGCCCCTGAGCCCGACCAGCTGAAGCGGGCCGTCCTACACTTCGAGCGTACTGGGGAGGAGGTGGCATGCGTGCAGGCGGCCCTCAACTTCTACAACGCCAGACACAACCTCCTGACCCGCCTCTTCGCCCTGGAATACTCTATGTGGTTCGACAACGTCATCCCGGGGCTGAGGCACCTGGGGATGGCCTTCCCCCTGGGTGGCACCAGCAACCACTTGCGGACCGCGGCCCTGCGGGCGGTGGGGGGATGGGACCCCTTCAACGTTACGGAAGACGCCGACCTGGGTTTTCGTCTTCAGCGCATGGGTTACCGCGCCGAGTTCTTGCCTTCCACCACCTATGAGGAGGCCTCCAGCCGGCCTTGGCAGTGGCTTAAGCAACGCTCCCGCTGGGTGAAGGGCTATATGATGACCTGGCTGGTGCATGCCCGCCATCCGTTGCGCCTTCTGCGGGAGGTGGGCCCGCGGCCCTTCCTCTCCTTCAACATCCTGATAGGGGGATCCTCCCTGGCCTTCCTGGCCTATATCCCTCTATATCTACTGACCTTTACGTCCCTTCTACTGCCGCAGCTTACGGACGTCCTGTACCCGGGATGGGCCCGCCTGGGCATGATAGCGGTATGGGCAACGGGCATCTTTGCTGCCATCTTAGCAAGCGCGTTAGGCATCGTCATACGGCGGTGGTGGTGGCTCCTTCCCTTTGCCATCCTCATGCCCCTTTACTGGGTACTACACTCCTGCGCCGCCTGGTGGGCCCTGTACGAGCTGGTTTTCCGGCCCCATTATTGGCAACGCACCCCCCACGGGCTGGCCATCCCCGAGCAGGCCTTCCAGGAGCGGTAG
- a CDS encoding prenyltransferase, giving the protein MGAMVSEALRAAWKVLRDHKTLTLVSSGEGQVWAGKVYYGVKDGYLYVALEQGRNYRNVVANPRVFFVIEHGVPDRFIQGEGIAERLGPIEERPERHIIFRNAFELVPFAKSFPGVEVFRIRPTRIYVSDYTGDWKPRAEVEVTDEVLRVFQTDLPFGIPWWKVLWQATRPFAFTVTLVPVLLGALLAPTFSWGWLGLTLAAALLLHAGVNVLSDNFDYRRGADTWRVLGSSRVLVDGLMGVTEHLLWGLLLLGLGCALGIALAGLRGLPVLGFGLAGVLLGLFYTAPPLGLKYRALGDVAVFLAFGPLMAMGAYFVQAQELSWRAGVLAVPAGLLTIGILHGNNFRDILEDRKAGYTTVAGLLGPRGSSLYYLLLVAGAYGATAAFVAAGWLSPWCLMVLATLPYAWRNVRIAFRPARVAFTWLDLLTAQLHLLFGLALVAGVAIGRWS; this is encoded by the coding sequence ATGGGTGCGATGGTGTCCGAGGCCCTACGTGCCGCCTGGAAGGTGTTGCGCGACCACAAGACCCTCACACTGGTCAGTTCAGGCGAAGGCCAGGTGTGGGCGGGCAAGGTCTATTATGGTGTGAAGGACGGCTACCTCTATGTGGCCCTGGAGCAAGGCCGTAATTACCGCAATGTGGTGGCCAACCCCCGCGTCTTCTTCGTCATCGAGCATGGGGTGCCTGACCGCTTTATCCAGGGCGAGGGCATAGCCGAGCGGCTGGGGCCCATCGAGGAGCGGCCGGAGCGGCACATCATCTTCCGCAACGCCTTCGAGCTGGTCCCCTTCGCCAAGTCCTTCCCCGGGGTGGAGGTCTTTCGCATCCGCCCCACTCGCATATATGTGTCCGACTACACAGGCGACTGGAAGCCCCGCGCCGAGGTGGAAGTTACCGATGAGGTGCTCCGCGTCTTCCAGACGGACCTGCCCTTCGGGATACCCTGGTGGAAGGTCCTCTGGCAAGCGACGCGCCCCTTCGCTTTCACAGTGACGTTGGTGCCTGTGCTCCTGGGAGCCCTTCTCGCCCCTACTTTCTCCTGGGGATGGCTGGGCCTCACCCTGGCAGCGGCCCTCCTCCTCCATGCTGGGGTAAATGTCCTCAGCGATAACTTCGACTACCGCCGAGGTGCCGACACGTGGCGCGTGCTGGGCTCTAGCCGCGTCCTGGTGGACGGCCTGATGGGGGTGACAGAGCATCTCCTTTGGGGCCTCCTTCTGTTGGGCCTAGGCTGTGCCTTGGGCATTGCCCTTGCGGGGTTGCGGGGATTGCCGGTGTTGGGGTTTGGCCTGGCCGGCGTGTTGCTGGGGCTGTTCTACACCGCCCCTCCTCTCGGCCTCAAGTATCGGGCCTTGGGCGATGTGGCCGTATTTTTGGCCTTCGGCCCTCTCATGGCCATGGGCGCATACTTTGTGCAGGCACAAGAGCTCTCCTGGCGGGCCGGAGTGCTGGCGGTGCCAGCGGGACTTTTGACCATCGGTATCCTGCATGGCAACAATTTCCGGGACATCCTAGAGGACAGAAAGGCCGGGTATACCACTGTGGCCGGGCTGCTGGGGCCGCGGGGGTCCAGCCTCTACTATCTGTTGCTGGTGGCGGGGGCGTACGGGGCCACTGCGGCCTTCGTGGCGGCCGGCTGGCTGTCGCCGTGGTGCCTCATGGTGCTGGCCACCCTCCCCTATGCCTGGCGCAACGTGCGCATCGCCTTCAGGCCGGCGCGGGTGGCGTTTACGTGGCTAGACCTGTTGACAGCCCAGCTTCACCTCTTGTTTGGCCTGGCGCTAGTGGCGGGGGTGGCCATCGGCCGCTGGAGCTAA
- a CDS encoding phosphosulfolactate synthase: MQDVGFAFIPRNQRQPKPRTRGVTEIRAAYYTPFGPRYLEDLLDTMGDYIDSIKFAGGSFTLYPRETLRKIIDLCHRHNVLVSTGGFIERVLSWGPDLVDKYIQECRDVGFDIIEISTGFITIPTDDWLRLVEKVQKAGLKAKPEVGIQFGAGGATAAEELAAEGTRDVEWAIRQARTFLEAGAYMIMIESEGITENVKTWRTDVVAKLINALGLEKLMFEAAEPEVFIWYIKNYGPEVNLFVDHSQIVQLEAIRSGLWGTKSIWGRVLTYKG; this comes from the coding sequence ATGCAAGACGTGGGCTTCGCCTTCATCCCCCGTAACCAGCGGCAGCCCAAGCCCCGCACCCGGGGCGTCACCGAGATCCGGGCTGCCTACTACACCCCCTTCGGCCCCCGCTACCTGGAGGACCTCCTGGATACCATGGGGGACTACATCGATAGCATCAAGTTCGCTGGCGGCTCCTTCACCCTTTACCCCCGTGAGACCTTGCGCAAGATCATCGACCTCTGCCACCGGCACAACGTCCTGGTCTCCACAGGTGGCTTCATCGAGCGGGTCCTCTCCTGGGGCCCTGACCTGGTGGACAAGTATATCCAGGAATGCCGGGACGTGGGTTTCGACATCATCGAGATCTCCACCGGCTTCATCACTATCCCCACCGATGATTGGCTGCGGTTGGTGGAGAAGGTGCAAAAGGCAGGGCTCAAGGCTAAGCCGGAGGTGGGCATCCAGTTCGGGGCTGGTGGGGCCACCGCCGCCGAGGAGCTGGCCGCCGAGGGGACCCGCGACGTGGAATGGGCCATCCGCCAGGCCAGAACCTTCCTAGAGGCCGGCGCCTACATGATCATGATCGAGTCGGAGGGGATCACCGAGAACGTCAAGACCTGGCGGACCGACGTGGTGGCCAAGCTCATCAACGCCCTGGGACTGGAGAAGCTCATGTTCGAGGCCGCCGAGCCTGAGGTCTTCATCTGGTACATCAAGAACTACGGGCCAGAGGTGAACCTGTTCGTAGACCACAGCCAGATCGTGCAGCTAGAGGCCATCCGCTCCGGCCTGTGGGGCACCAAGAGTATCTGGGGACGCGTGCTGACCTATAAGGGCTAG
- a CDS encoding MBL fold metallo-hydrolase, giving the protein MKRVAAGIYQMVTPFPEFQRGEAYRMRHELELSPRPLKALPYVLPYLVVSKGEAMLVDCGWNTEDAYAALAEQLKELGLGVGDIQNLVLTHSHPDHCGMAGRLRAEAGCHVWMHEVEAQFMRSRYVAPEELLERLRAWLLRHGVPFTQEEELERSSMPMRFFVAPVEHPDVALRGGETIEVGDFVFQVIWTPGHSPGHVCLYEPNHRLLLSGDHILPVITPNVSLHPEQLDDPLANYLHSLERVASLQVDRLLPAHEWDVDWFQRRIQELWDHHRERLDEMLEAVGHEGPVTAYEVARRIKWTTGPYDDLTPWMKRAALGETLAHLRYLVGQGRLKEIEMDGRVYFLAA; this is encoded by the coding sequence ATGAAACGCGTCGCTGCGGGCATATATCAGATGGTGACCCCTTTCCCTGAGTTCCAGCGCGGCGAGGCTTACCGGATGCGACACGAGCTGGAGTTGAGCCCCCGTCCCCTCAAGGCCCTGCCATATGTCCTCCCCTACCTGGTGGTGAGCAAGGGCGAGGCCATGCTGGTGGACTGCGGTTGGAACACTGAGGATGCCTATGCTGCCCTGGCGGAACAGCTGAAGGAACTGGGCCTAGGGGTGGGCGATATCCAGAACTTGGTGCTCACCCACAGCCACCCCGACCACTGTGGCATGGCTGGGCGGCTGCGGGCGGAGGCTGGCTGTCATGTTTGGATGCATGAGGTGGAGGCTCAGTTCATGCGGAGTCGTTATGTGGCTCCTGAGGAGCTGCTAGAGCGGCTGCGTGCCTGGCTCCTACGTCACGGCGTGCCCTTTACACAGGAGGAGGAGCTAGAGCGGAGCTCCATGCCTATGCGCTTCTTCGTGGCGCCTGTGGAACACCCCGACGTCGCCCTGCGGGGCGGCGAGACCATAGAAGTGGGGGACTTCGTCTTCCAGGTGATCTGGACGCCCGGGCATTCCCCAGGTCACGTCTGCTTATATGAGCCCAACCACCGCCTGCTCCTTAGCGGTGACCACATCCTGCCCGTCATCACCCCCAATGTGAGCCTCCACCCCGAGCAGCTGGACGACCCCTTGGCCAATTATCTGCACAGCCTGGAGAGGGTGGCCTCCCTGCAGGTGGACAGGCTCCTGCCCGCCCACGAGTGGGATGTGGACTGGTTCCAACGGCGCATACAGGAGCTTTGGGATCACCACCGGGAGCGGTTGGACGAGATGCTAGAGGCTGTAGGGCATGAAGGGCCCGTCACCGCCTACGAGGTGGCCCGCCGCATAAAATGGACCACGGGCCCCTACGATGACCTAACGCCTTGGATGAAGCGGGCCGCCCTTGGGGAGACGCTGGCCCACCTGCGCTATCTGGTGGGCCAGGGTCGCCTCAAGGAGATAGAGATGGACGGCCGCGTCTACTTCCTGGCCGCCTAG
- a CDS encoding LLM class flavin-dependent oxidoreductase: MKVSLFYLPSIGPREEIEKGLAGLRNDLYQQMLEELKEQAQLADQLGYDSISFTEHHFHIEGFEISQNPILLDLFVALHTQRIRVGQLGIVLPAHNPLQVAEDLAMVDHMTKGRLDVGFARGYQRRWVDTMAQHYHQVHGVLPGQHDQADQANREAFEECYQIIKMAWTQDLMEFRGKFWRIPPEGTPWPLEATRRWGAGVDEEGFVRRIGVVPKPYQKPHPPIFQPFASSETTIRWCAREGITAILPPMHLQLQNHLYQVYREEAYHHGRRLAEGEGLGVLRDLVVADTDEEALQLWLQGPAFVALMWFAPFGFDRVLAEPGRTSPLTPQEMLDRSLILVGSPDTVSRQLEHLLQSTPITWLFAWIYNGLIPHHKVMRSLELFATKVLPRFR; this comes from the coding sequence ATGAAGGTAAGTCTGTTCTACCTGCCCAGCATCGGCCCCCGTGAAGAGATAGAGAAGGGATTGGCCGGCCTGCGCAATGACCTCTACCAGCAGATGCTGGAGGAGCTCAAGGAACAGGCGCAATTGGCAGACCAGCTGGGATATGACTCCATCTCCTTTACCGAGCACCACTTCCACATCGAGGGGTTCGAGATCTCGCAGAACCCCATCCTGCTGGACCTGTTCGTGGCCCTGCACACCCAACGGATTAGGGTGGGGCAATTGGGCATCGTGCTGCCAGCGCACAACCCACTGCAGGTGGCGGAGGACCTGGCCATGGTGGACCACATGACCAAGGGCCGGCTGGACGTGGGGTTCGCCCGCGGCTACCAGCGCAGGTGGGTGGACACCATGGCCCAGCACTACCATCAGGTGCACGGTGTCCTGCCCGGCCAGCACGACCAGGCCGATCAGGCCAACCGGGAGGCCTTTGAAGAGTGTTATCAGATCATCAAGATGGCCTGGACACAGGACCTGATGGAGTTTCGGGGCAAGTTCTGGCGCATCCCTCCCGAGGGCACCCCTTGGCCTTTGGAGGCCACCCGACGCTGGGGTGCGGGCGTGGATGAGGAAGGGTTCGTGCGGCGCATCGGCGTGGTGCCCAAGCCCTATCAGAAGCCCCATCCCCCCATCTTCCAGCCCTTTGCCTCCAGCGAGACCACCATCCGCTGGTGCGCGCGGGAGGGCATCACCGCCATCCTTCCCCCCATGCACCTCCAGCTCCAGAACCACCTATACCAGGTCTACCGAGAAGAGGCCTATCACCACGGGCGTCGTCTGGCCGAGGGGGAGGGGCTGGGCGTCCTGCGCGACCTGGTGGTGGCCGACACCGATGAGGAGGCCCTCCAGCTCTGGCTACAGGGCCCTGCCTTCGTGGCGTTGATGTGGTTTGCCCCCTTTGGGTTCGACCGGGTGCTGGCGGAGCCGGGGCGCACCTCTCCCCTCACCCCTCAAGAGATGCTGGACCGTTCCCTCATCTTGGTCGGAAGCCCAGACACCGTCAGCCGCCAGTTGGAGCATCTGCTCCAGAGCACGCCCATCACTTGGCTCTTCGCCTGGATCTACAACGGCCTCATCCCTCACCACAAAGTCATGCGCAGCCTGGAGCTGTTCGCCACCAAGGTGCTCCCCAGGTTCCGGTGA